In the Populus trichocarpa isolate Nisqually-1 chromosome 1, P.trichocarpa_v4.1, whole genome shotgun sequence genome, AATCCGTTACAAATCAgttactgaatttagcaacggatatttccgttgctaaattcagatgctaatagctctttttttttagtagcGTGAGACaccattttttctctttctattatgggatgtgttttaaaataggaaaatattatgtttcttgTTATATAGATTTATCTTTTGTAATAAGTTacaccatagttttgaaacccggcccggcccgggaCCCAGGGCTGAAATcaggccgggttgaagaaaaaacaggggaagaaaaaaccctGTGTGACCCGGCtggttgacccggcaagacccggttgcaacccgttaatttttttttatactaaaatgacgtcgttttgatttaaaaaaattgactcggGCGACTcgatgacccggtcaaaacctggtgacccggtcaaaacccggaacctaGGCCTTGGACTGAGCCGGCCACCgggccgggtctaaaaactatgagtTACACCATAATAGATGTACAATGCTCTAATCATATAAATAGTAAAGGAGCCTCCCTAATTAAGATGCTAACTAAATTATTACAAAACTGTgtttcaacttggtatcagaacCTCTCTACCTTAAACAAGTTTAGGCTTTCTTCTCCTTCACGTGGTCGGCTCAGCCGCAAACCTGTTCTGATTTCCTATGCCAGGTTCTTCTACTCTCTGCCAAACCCTGTTCTTCTCCTCTGctacaaataattttgtttgtagACCTTGCTCGGCCAACCTCTCCTCTCTGTCAAAGACATGATCAATCAAGGCGTGctcatcttcttcctctcaaTCTGTTTTGTGTGACAGCTCTTCGCAGGATTTTCAATTGGTTATTGCTACTGCCATCTTATCTATCACGATTCAGTTTCTGTCATCTTGCCACTCTTCTCTATCACGGTTACTGTTATAGATCCATCGGTTAGTGCTGCTGCTGACATTAATGTCAGCTGTTCTTCACCAAATTCATTCTCTCCTGTTCCTGGACTAACAACAACAACCAACACAACCAACAACAACCAACACAACCATGGCTCCTTCTGCTGCAACAGTAGCACTTATTCTCTCTTCTCTAACACCCAGCAGGTTATCAATCTCAAACTCATCAACaataatgatttgttttggcATATGCCGATGAAGCCGTATCTGGTTAGTTAAGGAAGTTCTTCTTTCCGATCAGAGTAAAGATGacctttttatcatttcatagtCTTCATTGACTTGTAAACAAAATCATACCAAGATGGAATAAGATTTGTAGCCTCTAATTCATTGCCCAATCTGCAATTTCCTTATCAATTTGTTAGCCAATTTCTTATGCAAAAATCATAAAGACAGGTATTTCCAAAACCCAGAGTCTGCCCAGCATGTAACATACCCTCCACCTCAGCATCTTTGCTAATGTTCGAAGTTTCAGCTGCAGGATGATCAGTTGAGTGTTACGAATGTTACCTTGACGAATGCCAAAATCCATGGAGCATGAGAAGTCGTCATCTTGGCCAGCCATTGCCGGCTGCACACTACTAGAAAAGGTAATGAGTTTAATTTTGGCCTTTGTTTTCCGTAAAACCATGTGGTGGACGTACGTTAGTGGGATGCTCGCCGTTCCATTCTTCCTCGTGTATTATGGAAGAATTACCTACAGGGGAATGTTATTCATCATATAATAGTGGGCCGAAAGGAATTCATGACTGTGACTGTCGGCTTTCATCGTGGTCTGGACTGGTTTCAGGCTTGTGAGATGGGCTCAAGCTGCCTTTACCCTGCCTGTTGGATCCTGAACAGGCGACTTATTTGAATGCAGAAGTGGTTGAATGGGAGACACTTGAACATAATCTCTTTtacattatgtttttaaaataccatgttcagtataaaaaattaaaataaaaaatcattttgcatGATTGagcattgcaaaaaaaatacttttagtcactgaaaatatataaaaacaaatatttatcattAGAAAAGGAGATTTCATTGAggttattaataaaatatacaataaacTCGTATATATGAcaagaattgagttttgaacCATTAGAGTAGCAAAAATAGGCTTTGACACTTttagtcaaaaaaaaatcttgtcacttgagaatttttattattattaatttattctgaaaaaaaaaatgaattttttatttttattttagatggaaACCCAATAAAGCAATGTATTTGGGGCAAGCTTTTAATAGGAAGTTTATCAAGATCAAAATGAATGATAATGAGATTgagcattataaaaaatatacttttccCGAACAATTACTTAGAAAACTGAaaagtatagttttttttaattactagatAGTGACTCTAGTTTTTCATGATATACATTTTAATCCCTGTTGCGATGTTCTTCGAGGTACGATAAAATAACAACTTTATTGGGGACCTTAGGGTTAAGTCCAATTACTTGTgtttattctcttaatttttgttcttttaattgctaagttatttgtttatgaattttattgtaaatattttcttttatttatttttagcattatTCATGTTATTGTTACATGTATAtgcatatttattataaatgctTGCATAGTTCAcgaaaaaagcaataaaagctCTGGATCAAAACTTGTCTTTTTTAAAGATTAGATAGGGAGATTTGATGAAGAATGTGACTTATGTTCATTGATGATCATTCAGACTCCTGCTTAGATTGGAACTCCTCACTAGTAATTCGAACAATTTGAAAGCCTAAAAAGTATTTAGGAGTAGACAAGTTGAGACCAAATCCTTTATGGAACTCCTCACTAGTAATTCGAACAATCTGAAAGCCTAAAAAGTATTTAGGAGTAGACAAGTTGAGACCAAATCCTTTATGAGTTAGATCTTATCTTTTAAGATGACCCATTTATAGGACACGAATAATAACATACCATGCCATACATCTTCATCTTATATTATAGAGATATTGCACTCATATCCCTCCACTTAcccttattaaaaaaagaatttcaaatgcTTATCAGTTTTATCAAGGTCTTCCATTTTTTGCTTCTAGCACCCTAAGATTGTTAAAATCTCAAGCAATCATACcttaaaatctatataaaacaaCTTCTAAAATCTAAATGGCCCAAACACCTTCACCCTCATTTCAGCCTAGATATCATACTTTCCAAAGCATTTAAAATCCAAGACATTAAAGAAAACACCATGAacaatcatctttttttctagttCCTATCATCAACATTTACAAACACCTTGTGAATACTCGTCTGATAGCACCTCTACAACTTGAAAGACGATGTATTCATCATAACCATAAGTTAGCATCAATCCATTAAGGGTGATGACTTATCTAATCAACTTTTAGCCAAAGATATATGCTAAGAGCTAAATGTTAACAGTTTTAGAAGATTCGAATCTCTGAATTTATTAATATACAAGAGCTCAATTTTCAGAGACCCATCTTAAAGTATACTACATTAAAATGGCTGGAGTTATTCATGATGAGCAAATTTTGATCCATGATTTTCATAAAAGCCTGGTATGACCTACTTTTAATTAACTAGTACATGGATTtgaataactttaaaataaagaagTGGAAACATTTGGCCAAGGTAATCCCAACAAGGtctaacctttaaaaaaatatggatgcGAAGTAATTAGTTAATCAAGGAATATACTTTGATGAAAATACATGCCGTATATTTTTagcaattttaacaaaaatctttttttagcaCTTAACGTTAACACCTTTAGTGAGCCTCCTATTTTTAGAGacttatatcattttttaacgTGTCTAAAGACCAGCGATAAATTTTTCACAAgacaattaattagaaataaaaaaaactaaaaacaatgagAATAATTAATGGCaatcaaaaagataaatttaggaGAAAACACATTGTAAAGATAACTTTTCGTAAGAAAGGATGTTGTCAGGATGACGTTATTCATTCCTTAAGCATAAATAACCCCTTCACTATATCTCTAAAACCGGTGCACATTTTAGGATCCCTAGTTTCCTTGAATTAATTACTAGATAGGGACTTCAATTTtccatgatatatattttaatcccCAACGCGACGTCTACCGAGGTGTAACAAACATAAcattaattaaagatttttttattaagtgatcatgaatttgaattttattatcttacattttaattaataaattttttttatctaataacttaaacttttaaccttaaactttcaattaaataattaattaagaatcatATGAAAAACTAGCTAGGttcaaacaaaattacaagccaaGTGAAGAGAAATTTACATGCATTTGAGGCACCCTTTTCATCAATGGAGTAATACATGTTCTGATACTGTTCTGGTGTAAAAACCATAAAAGATAGAACTTTCACACCCTATGGAATCCATCAAGGGTCACTGCCACTCACCACTCTGAAAATCTGGTATAGATGCTCTAAATgctccttttgatttttttctatatatcaagatgtcatcaaaataaataacaacaaagtttccaataaaagatttaaatatatgtttCATTAGATGCATAAAGTAAAGTGCTTGGAGTGTTAGAGATGCCATTCAAGGGTATAAAGGCTAGAAAATATAGAATTTTCATATGCTATGAAATCCACCAAGTATCACTACAACTCACCACTTTCTAGAAGAACCAAAGAGATACAgaaatggaaaaacaattaaGGAGTCTAAAAGCTCTCAATTCAATATATTCCTGAAATAACTCATATCTGATTACAAAGTAATTGTTGACTTGTAATAATATTAGAAACAACCTTTCAAGTGAAGGTTTTAAATGAAAACTCATAATTTTAgatgaataattaaattctaGTGAGACCTTGACTACATTGTTGAAGGCAAGTGTACGGTAACAAATATGGACACACATCTACAGAGTAGAAGCTCAAACAAACATTAATTGAATAAACCAGGAACAGAACAAGTCCATAAAACAGTCCTTGTACATCCTTTCAAGTCCTCAAGCCCTCATTGAACCAGATGCacaccataaaaaacaaagatcttCGTACACCATCACTTTCTCTAACACGTAGCCATGAAGAAAATATGTGTAAGCAAGAAACAGCATAGCAGACATGCAAAAGAAAGGACAAATTTACATGCAAAAATAAGAACTCAGCAAACCGATCGAGTTTCCACGTCCCAAATGCTAAACCAACAATTTTGCATATAAATACCAGCCCACTTCACCTTGTCACTCCACACCACTATAAAATAACTACGATAAGCATgggttcttcttctttgttctcTCTTATCTTTTGCTTTCTGGTTCTCTTCAATTGTTGCTTTGCACAAATAGAGCAGGTGACCTCACAACATGGTCAGCAACAACAGGGACAACGACGCTCTCAGCAGAACGAATGCCAATTTGATAGGATCAATGCCCTCGAGCCTGCTCGCAAGTTCAGATCCGAGGCTGGTGTCACAGAAATTTGGGACGAGAATGACCAGCAATTTCAATGTGCTGGTGTTGTAGTTATCCGCCATACGATTAACCAGCGAGGCCTCTTGTTGCCTGCATACTCTAATACACCTAAGCTCATATATATAGACCAAGGCATGCAATCAattatttcttctctttcaatgATAATAACATTTCATATATAAACTTGTTAATCTTTCGTTTTGGTCTCATTGTAGGTAGGGGCTTTCATGGAGCTGTAATCCCAGGTTGTCCAGAGACATTCCAATCATCAGGACAGAATTCTAGAGATCGAAGAGAAAGCTCCCAAGACCATCATCAGAAGGTTAGACAAGTTAGAGAGGGTGATGTTGTTGCCTTGCCTTCAGGAGTAGCTGATTGGTTTTACAACAATGGTGATTCTCCTCTTGTTCTTGTCCAACTTCTTGACACTAGCAATGCTGCCAACCAGCTTGATCAGGATTTCAGGGTAAGAATCACAAAAATTCATGCTGGTGATGTCATATAATAAGTAAACCAGAATTACttcaaaatcaaacattgaCCTGCCATTTCAGAAATTCTTCTTGGCTGGCAACCCACAACAAGAACTACAAAGCCAAAGAAGCTCATACCAGAGTGGCCAACATGAAGGCGAAAGTCGAAGACACAAGCAGGAAAGATATCGCAACATCTTCGGTGGCTTCGATGAGCGATTACTCGCAGAAGCTTTCAACGTTGACACCAAACTAGCAAGAAGGATGAAGAATGAAAATGATAACAGAGGCATTATTGTCCGAGTTCAGCATGAACTTCAGGTGGTAAGTCCACAACAAAGTCGAGAGGAGGAAGAACGAGAACGAGAACACCAAAGGAGACCAGGTGGTAGGGGCAATGGTCTAGAGGAAACATTCTGCAATGCCAGGTTGAAGCACAACATCAATAATCCAGAACGTGCTGATGTCTTTAATCCTCATGCTGGACGCCTCACTACTGTCAACAGCCTCAATCTCCCTATCCTTCGCTATCTCCAGCTTAGTGCTCAGAGAGGCGTCCTTTACCCTGTAAGAATGTACATACAACATTCATAAGAAAAGCAATTCCTCGTATATCATACACACTTTTATAGCAGTTTTGATGATAATCTACATTGAATATGAACATGTGTAGAATGCTTTGATGTCACCAAATTGGAACATCAATGCTCACAGCATATGCTATATTACTAGAGGAAGTGGAAGGATTCAGATTGTTGGAGACAACGGGCAAGCAGTATTTGATGGACAAGTTCGAGAGGGTCAAGTAATAACAGCACCCCAAAACTTTGC is a window encoding:
- the LOC18095210 gene encoding legumin B, which gives rise to MGSSSLFSLIFCFLVLFNCCFAQIEQVTSQHGQQQQGQRRSQQNECQFDRINALEPARKFRSEAGVTEIWDENDQQFQCAGVVVIRHTINQRGLLLPAYSNTPKLIYIDQGRGFHGAVIPGCPETFQSSGQNSRDRRESSQDHHQKVRQVREGDVVALPSGVADWFYNNGDSPLVLVQLLDTSNAANQLDQDFRKFFLAGNPQQELQSQRSSYQSGQHEGESRRHKQERYRNIFGGFDERLLAEAFNVDTKLARRMKNENDNRGIIVRVQHELQVVSPQQSREEEEREREHQRRPGGRGNGLEETFCNARLKHNINNPERADVFNPHAGRLTTVNSLNLPILRYLQLSAQRGVLYPNALMSPNWNINAHSICYITRGSGRIQIVGDNGQAVFDGQVREGQVITAPQNFAAVKKAGSQGLEWVSFKTNDNAQISQLAGRISVIRAIPEDVLANAFQISREDARRLKNNREEVSVFSSSQQSQFGRD